Part of the Bacillota bacterium genome, AGGCTTATTGAAGAAATCGCAGAAAACCCCAAAGTATGCAAATATCTTGACATACCGATACAACACGCCAGCGATAAGATATTAAAAAGGATGGGCCGTAGAGGAAGCATTGCAGATATAAAATGCCTTATAAATAAAATAAGAAGCAGAATACCGGGTATTGTTATAAGGACATCCCTTATAGTAGGATTCCCCGGAGAAGACGAAGAAGATTTCAATGTCCTATTGTCCTCAGTTAAAGAATTAAGGTTTGAAAAACTGGGTGTTTTTATTTATTCGAAGGAAGAAGGTACTCCTGCTGCAAAACTTAAGGGCGCAGTTAAAAAAGCTATAAAGAAGAAAAGGTATGAAAACATAATGTCCTTACAGAAAGAAATAGTAAACGAAATAAACAAAGGGAGGCTTAATAAAATATATACCGTATTGGTTGAAGGTGTAGCTGACGACGGTATATTTTATTATGGTAGAAGCTACTCAGAAGCACCCAACATTGACGGGCTGATATACTTTACCAGTACTTATCCCCTTGAGATGGGCAGTTTTGTTAATATAAGAATTCTAAATACAGAAGATTATGATTTAATAGGAGTTGTAGAAAATGAATTTACCCAATAAAATTACTTTATCAAGAATATTAATTGTCCCTATTTTTATGATATTTGTTGTACCATTTCCCGATTGGGTAATAAACAATAGCGTTTTAAGAGCAATTGCCCCACAGTTGATGGCTCTTAATAACTTTATTATGAAATTTGGGCACTATATTGCTGCAATTATATTTATAGTAGCTTCAAGTACCGACGGCATTGACGGCTACATAGCAAGAAAAAACAAGCAGATAACCAAGTTTGGCATATTTTTGGATCCTGTTGCCGACAAGCTTCTTGTTACAGCCGCACTGGTTGCCCTGGTGCAAAGAGGCAGTATTTCAAGCTGGACTGCTATTATAATTATTGGAAGAGAATTGTTAGTAATGGGCTTAAGGCTTGTTGCTGCAGGAGAAGGGACAGTTATTTCAGCAAGCAAACTGGGAAAAGCAAAAACTTTAGTACAGATTATTGCCATTTCTGCTACTTTACTTCAAAATTTCCCCATAAGCTACTTTACCCAATTTAGGCTTGACAGGTATACAATGTTTCTGGCAGTAATTATTACTATTTATTCCGGTTATGATTACCTTGTGAAAAATATTAAGTTTATTCAAAATGATGAATAATTAATATAATATTTATATATTTTTTATTAAAGAGAATTAAAGGAAATTGTTGCATTAAAATTAGATTTATAATATACTGTTAATATTAGAAATTAGTAGCTGGTAATAATTTTATGCGAGGTGGGTTATTTAATGGGCAAATCAACTCTGTTAAAAAAGGAAAGGCAGGTTATTCTTTTAGATAAAATTAACTCTGACCCTTTTTTAACAGATGAAGAGTTAGCAGAAATATTTTCCGTTAGTGTGCCTACTATACGCCTTGACAGACTGGAACTAGGGATTCCTGAGCTTAGAGAACGTATAAAAAATGTTGCTGAAAAAAATCATAGAAAAGTGAAATCTTTAGGCAGTAAGGAAATTGTAGGAGAATTAATTGAATTGAATTTAGGGAAAAATGGTATTTCCATTCTTGAGACAAACCAGAACATGGCATTTGAAAAAACAAAAATAGTAAGGGGGCATTTT contains:
- the fapR gene encoding transcription factor FapR — protein: MGKSTLLKKERQVILLDKINSDPFLTDEELAEIFSVSVPTIRLDRLELGIPELRERIKNVAEKNHRKVKSLGSKEIVGELIELNLGKNGISILETNQNMAFEKTKIVRGHFIYSLAESLAIAVIDADVALVGVANIKYKIPVYAGSKLIAKAEVRQVRGNNYIVWVKIMQKQAEVFRGKFILVSLEKI
- the pgsA gene encoding CDP-diacylglycerol--glycerol-3-phosphate 3-phosphatidyltransferase is translated as MNLPNKITLSRILIVPIFMIFVVPFPDWVINNSVLRAIAPQLMALNNFIMKFGHYIAAIIFIVASSTDGIDGYIARKNKQITKFGIFLDPVADKLLVTAALVALVQRGSISSWTAIIIIGRELLVMGLRLVAAGEGTVISASKLGKAKTLVQIIAISATLLQNFPISYFTQFRLDRYTMFLAVIITIYSGYDYLVKNIKFIQNDE